One genomic segment of Triplophysa rosa linkage group LG22, Trosa_1v2, whole genome shotgun sequence includes these proteins:
- the zfand5b gene encoding AN1-type zinc finger protein 5b isoform X2: MAQETNQSPVPMLCATGCGFYGNPRTNGMCSVCYKEHLTRQNNGGVSPISSMGSSGVTGSPTSEASAIQIIEATLNNSSAASAESPNSSSTAGLPVTQQMTEMSISCEEEAASPKVELPEPVVTQPTASTASPSTAGSDEAKTPEATKPKRNRCFMCRKKVGLTGFDCRCGNLFCGLHRYSDKHNCPYDYKAEAAAKIRKENPVVVADKIQRI, translated from the exons ATGGCCCAGGAGACCAACCAGAGTCCAGTGCCCATGCTCTGTGCCACCGGCTGTGGTTTCTATGGCAACCCTAGGACCAATGGCATGTGCTCGGTATGCTACAAAGAGCActtaacaagacaaaacaacggAGGTGTCAGTCCTATTAGCTCAATGG GTTCCAGCGGTGTAACCGGCAGTCCCACCTCAGAAGCCTCAGCCATTCAGATCATTGAAGCAACGCTAAACAATTCTTCAGCTGCTAGTGCCGAGTCGCCCAACAGCTCCTCCACCGCTGGTCTTCCGGTTACACAACAGATGACTGAGATGAGCATTTCCTGTGAAGAGGAGGCGGCCTCTCCAAAAGTAGAACTTCCGGAACCAG TGGTTACTCAGCCAACCGCATCCACTGCATCTCCAAGCACAGCTGGTAGTGACGAAGCCAAGACGCCAGAGGCCACCAAACCCAAGAGGAACAGATGTTTTATGTGTCGCAAGAAGGTCGGCCTGACAG GGTTCGACTGCCGCTGTGGGAATCTATTCTGTGGACTTCATCGTTACTCGGACAAACACAACTGCCCCTACGACTACAAGGCGGAGGCTGCAGCCAAGATCCGTAAAGAGAATCCAGTCGTGGTTGCCGACAAGATTCAGAGAATATAA
- the zfand5b gene encoding AN1-type zinc finger protein 5b isoform X1, protein MAQETNQSPVPMLCATGCGFYGNPRTNGMCSVCYKEHLTRQNNGGVSPISSMAGSSGVTGSPTSEASAIQIIEATLNNSSAASAESPNSSSTAGLPVTQQMTEMSISCEEEAASPKVELPEPVVTQPTASTASPSTAGSDEAKTPEATKPKRNRCFMCRKKVGLTGFDCRCGNLFCGLHRYSDKHNCPYDYKAEAAAKIRKENPVVVADKIQRI, encoded by the exons ATGGCCCAGGAGACCAACCAGAGTCCAGTGCCCATGCTCTGTGCCACCGGCTGTGGTTTCTATGGCAACCCTAGGACCAATGGCATGTGCTCGGTATGCTACAAAGAGCActtaacaagacaaaacaacggAGGTGTCAGTCCTATTAGCTCAATGG CAGGTTCCAGCGGTGTAACCGGCAGTCCCACCTCAGAAGCCTCAGCCATTCAGATCATTGAAGCAACGCTAAACAATTCTTCAGCTGCTAGTGCCGAGTCGCCCAACAGCTCCTCCACCGCTGGTCTTCCGGTTACACAACAGATGACTGAGATGAGCATTTCCTGTGAAGAGGAGGCGGCCTCTCCAAAAGTAGAACTTCCGGAACCAG TGGTTACTCAGCCAACCGCATCCACTGCATCTCCAAGCACAGCTGGTAGTGACGAAGCCAAGACGCCAGAGGCCACCAAACCCAAGAGGAACAGATGTTTTATGTGTCGCAAGAAGGTCGGCCTGACAG GGTTCGACTGCCGCTGTGGGAATCTATTCTGTGGACTTCATCGTTACTCGGACAAACACAACTGCCCCTACGACTACAAGGCGGAGGCTGCAGCCAAGATCCGTAAAGAGAATCCAGTCGTGGTTGCCGACAAGATTCAGAGAATATAA